In Musa acuminata AAA Group cultivar baxijiao chromosome BXJ3-11, Cavendish_Baxijiao_AAA, whole genome shotgun sequence, one DNA window encodes the following:
- the LOC103970606 gene encoding novel plant SNARE 11 codes for MDLTDISEELAHIEGQISDIFRALSNGFQKLEKIKDSNRRSRQLEELTGKLRECKRLIKEFERVMKEEEIRNTHDTNKRLNEKKQSMIKELNSYVALKKQHASENKRLDLFDGPDGGDVFAEENVLLASSMTNQQLMDNGNRMMDETDQAIERSKKVVEETVNVGAETAASLKAQTEQMSRIVNELDSIHFSIKKASQLVKEIGRQVATDRCIMGMLFLIVIGVITIIIVKLVHPNNKDIRDIPGLAPPANRKLL; via the exons ATGGATTTGACTGATATTAGTGAGGAACTGGCTCATATCGAGGGGCAGATCAGCGATATCTTTCGGGCTTTATC AAATGGATTTCAGAAACTGGAGAAGATCAAGGACTCGAATAGACGGAGTAGGCAGTTAGAAGAACTGACAGGCAAGCTGAGGGAATGCAAGAG GCTTATCAAAGAGTTTGAAAGAGTCAtgaaggaagaggagattagaaataCTCATGATACAAACAAGAGGCTGAATGAGAAAAAACAATCAATG ATTAAAGAACTGAATTCTTATGTTGCTCTGAAGAAGCA gcATGCAAGTGAAAATAAACGACTTGATCTCTTTGATGGTCCTGATGGTGGAGATGTGTTTGCTGAAGAAAATGTTCTATTGGCATCAT CTATGACCAATCAGCAGTTAATGGACAACGGAAACCGAATGATGGACGAAACAGACCAGGCTATTGAACGGTCAAAGAAG GTTGTTGAAGAAACTGTCAATGTTGGAGCAGAGACAGCAGCTTCTCTGAAGGCACAG ACCGAGCAAATGAGTAGAATTGTGAATGAACTGGATTCGATCCATTTTTCAATTAAGAAAGCATCTCAACTGGTGAAGGAAATTGGCAGACAG GTTGCAACTGATCGATGTATAATGGGAATGCTTTTCCTGATCGTGATTGGAGTTATAACCATCATAATAGTGAAG CTTGTGCATCCAAATAATAAAGACATTCGGGATATTCCTGGACTTGCTCCTCCAGCCAACCGGAAGCTTCTTTGA
- the LOC103970605 gene encoding SH3 domain-containing protein 2 has protein sequence MDAIRKQATKLREQVARQQQAVLKQFGGGGYGISDNVITDEAELQQYRRIEQLYISTRSSKHFQRDIVRGVEGFIVTGSKQVEIGTKLSDDSRKYGVENSCTSDHTLSKAALIFSQARSHMEKERENLLKSLSSLVVEPLRAMVVGAQLEDARHLAQRYEKMRQEAEVQTIEVSKCQIKLREAPGYVDNSLKLEAAETKLQELKSNMTVLGKEAIAAMAAVEAQQQRLTLQRLIAMIESERSYHLKSLQILDQLAGEMVSKRQRIEASPSSVLDESVPPPQSYEEADGVYPSHTFDGLTDSMGYFLGEVVHSYQAESDAELDLSVGDFVVVRKVSNNGWAEGECKGKAGWFPYGYVERRDRVLASKIAEVF, from the exons ATGGATGCCATAAGGAAGCAAGCCACCAAGCTGAGGGAGCAGGTCGCCAGGCAGCAGCAG GCGGTTCTGAAGCAATTTGGAGGTGGTGGTTATGGAATCTCTGATAATGTGATTACTGATGAGGCAGAACTTCAGCAATATCGGAGAATAGAGCAGCTATACATATCAACACGATCAAGCAAG CATTTCCAAAGGGATATTGTTCGTGGTGTGGAAGGCTTTATTGTGACTGGGTCAAAACAAGTTGAGATTG GTACTAAATTATCCGATGACAGCAGAAAATATGGTGTTGAGAACAGCTGCACCAGTGACCATACATTATCAAAAGCTGCATTAATTTTTAGTCAGGCTCGTTCCCATATGGAAAAAGAACGTGAAAATTTATTGAAATCGCTTAGTAGCCTG GTTGTGGAGCCATTACGAGCAATGGTAGTGGGAGCCCAATTAGAAGATGCTCGACATCTTGCTCAGCGCTATGAGAAAATGAGACAAGAAGCTGAAGTTCAG ACTATTGAAGTTTCAAAGTGCCAAATTAAACTAAGGGAAGCTCCTGGTTATGTCGACAATAGTTTGAAGTTAGAAGCTGCTGAAACAAAGTTGCAAgaactgaaatcaaacatgacagTGTTAGGTAAAGAAGCTATAGCAGCAATGGCTGCTGTTGAAGCTCAACAACAAAGATTGACTTTGCAGCGACTAATTGCAATG ATTGAATCTGAGCGCAGTTACCATCTGAAAAGCCTTCAAATCCTTGACCAGCTTGCAGGAGAG ATGGTTTCTAAACGGCAAAGAATTGAAGCATCTCCAAGCTCAGTCTTGGATGAATCTGTACCTCCACCTCAATCATATGAAGAAGCCGATGGAGTATATCCTTCCCACACTTTTGATGGATTAACTGATTCTATGGGATACTTTCTGGGGGAG GTTGTGCATTCATATCAGGCTGAGTCAGATGCTGAACTGGACTTGTCAGTTGGAGACTTTGTTGTTGTGCGAAAG GTATCCAATAATGGATGGGCAGAGGGCGAATGCAAGGGCAAGGCTGGATGGTTCCCCTATGGATACGTGGAGAGGCGTGATCGTGTTCTTGCTAGCAAAATTGCTGAAGTATTCTGA
- the LOC135652336 gene encoding cell division cycle 20.2, cofactor of APC complex-like, giving the protein MSSPLMRLRDREWHSPASQRFVDQGDRFIPTRSLMNLDFARSSLMRHPRRDGATVDRPDILTPKEEYRRRVEESWTLDSQGKPLKMLVFRGSPRKSHPSVLMVDEILKEQREPPRSIRRIRHLPQSADRILDGPELIDDYYLNLMDWGKSNILAVALGRSLCLWNAANSMVQLLLTTDVDDHPTSVAWSVDGKMVAVGFASSKVEIWDAIALQQVRILEGHLARVGSLSWTWNMLSSGSRDASISNHDVRSFRHVSSKLKAHTGDVCGLKWSCGGDLLASGGNDNLVHVWESSKMGSSRYLHRFTDHRAAVRALAWCPFQPKTLASGGGTADQCVKIWNAQTGKCTNSINTSAQVCALEWNRHQKEILSAHGYNQNRLSLWAYPSLAKITDFTGHTDRILQLSQSPDGSTVVSAAADETIRFWKVFEPPPCSSPSMDDEDRLFSLRRTHIR; this is encoded by the exons ATGTCGTCGCCCTTGATGAGACTTCGAGATCGGGAGTGGCATTCCCCGGCCTCCCAGAGATTCGTCGATCAG GGGGATCGGTTCATACCCACCAGGAGCCTGATGAACCTGGACTTCGCTCGGTCCTCGCTGATGCGGCACCCACGGCGAGACGGCGCCACGGTCGATCGCCCCGACATCTTGACTCCCAAG GAAGAGTATAGGAGGCGCGTCGAGGAGAGTTGGACGCTGGATTCCCAAGGGAAGCCGCTCAAGATGTTGGTTTTCAGAGGAAGCCCAAGAAAATCCCATCCCAGTGTTCTGATGGTGGATGAGATATTGAAAGAGCAGCGGGAACCGCCGAGATCCATTAGGCGCATTCGGCATCTTCCCCAG tCAGCCGACCGGATTCTAGATGGGCCAGAGCTCATTGATGATTACTATCTCAACCTCATGGACTGGGGGAAGAGCAACATCTTGGCAGTCGCCTTGGGGCGTTCACTGTGCCTCTGGAATGCTGCCAACTCCATGGTGCAGTTGCTGCTAACCACGGATGTGGATGATCACCCCACCAGTGTTGCATGGTCTGTGGACGGGAAGATGGTGGCCGTAGGATTTGCGAGCTCCAAAGTTGAGATCTGGGATGCTATAGCTCTGCAACAG GTCAGGATCCTGGAAGGGCACTTGGCTAGAGTTGGTAGCCTTTCTTGGACGTGGAACATGTTGTCGTCGGGCAGTCGTGATGCATCCATCAGCAACCATGATG TGAGATCTTTCCGCCATGTCTCTTCCAAGCTCAAAGCACACACCGGAGATGTTTGTGGCCTGAAGTGGTCATGCGGTGGGGATCTGCTGGCGAGCGGTGGCAATGACAACCTCGTCCATGTGTGGGAATCCTCGAAGATGGGATCGTCAAGGTACCTCCACCGGTTCACCGACCACCGCGCAGCCGTTAGAGCCCTCGCGTGGTGCCCGTTCCAGCCGAAAACGCTGGCTTCTGGTGGTGGAACCGCCGACCAATGCGTCAAGATTTGGAACGCCCAAACCGGGAAGTGTACCAACAGCATCAACACTTCTGCGCAG GTGTGCGCGCTGGAGTGGAACAGGCATCAGAAGGAGATCTTGAGTGCCCATGGCTACAACCAGAATCGTCTGAGCTTATGGGCGTACCCTTCCTTGGCAAAGATCACAGACTTCACAGGGCATACCGACAGAATCTTGCAACTTTCCCAG AGTCCAGATGGATCGACAGTGGTGTCAGCTGCAGCAGACGAAACGATTCGTTTCTGGAAAGTGTTCGAGCCACCCCCATGTTCTTCTCCTTCGATGGATGATGAGGATCGCCTGTTCTCGCTGAGAAGAACGCACATAAGATGA
- the LOC103970927 gene encoding putative HVA22-like protein g — MIGAFLSRALILVFGYAYPAYACYKTVELNKPEIEQLRFWCQYWILIALLAVLERFGDIFFSWMPMYCEAKLALYIYLWNPKLRGTTYVYDTFFRPYIAKHETEIDRNLLELRARVSDIMFMFWQKAAGYGQTSFFEILNYVSFLLQAQRTQPSQPQELQRAHQLPSPEPPVHQPATSQQPQHETRMLPSLIKNQPQEQSRKFGVHLRAASPVQPHQFPSPVPSADQPTRSQTPHQETKVLPSPIKNKLQTASAVEQQDSGPGTDSSQTANQPSPSEEPMQVDPINSQDIEHSSNPPSEETATEEAIRVTRNRLRKRAAIGVTGPV; from the exons ATGATAGGCGCATTTCTTAGTAGAGCTTTGAT ATTGGTTTTCGGTTATGCTTACCCGGCTTATGCGTGCTACAAGACCGTAGAACTGAACAAACCAGAGATTGAGCAGTTGCGTTTCTGGTGTCAGTACTG GATTTTAATTGCATTATTGGCAGTCTTGGAGAGATTTGGGGATATTTTCTTTTCGTG GATGCCAATGTACTGTGAAGCAAAATTGGCACTCTACATATATTTATGGAATCCTAAGTTAAGA GGAACAACATATGTCTACGATACCTTCTTCAGGCCATATATCGCAAAGCATGAAACTGAGATTGATCGTAATTTGCTTGAGTTGAGAGCAAGGGTTTCAGATATTATGTTCATGTTCTGGCAGAAGGCTGCTGGTTATGGCCAAACCAGTTTCTTTGAGATTTTGAATTACGTTAGCTTTCTGTTGCAAGCACAAAGAACACAGCCTTCTCAG CCACAGGAACTGCAGCGAGCGCATCAGTTACCTTCTCCAGAGCCACCTGTTCATCAACCTGCGACATCTCAGCAGCCTCAACATGAAACAAGAATGCTGCCTAGCCTAATCAAGAACCAGCCGCAGGAACAGTCGAGAAAGTTTGGTGTACATCTCCGGGCAGCATCTCCAGTCCAGCCACATCAGTTTCCTTCTCCGGTGCCATCTGCTGATCAACCTACAAGATCTCAGACACCTCACCAAGAAACAAAAGTGCTGCCTAGCCCCATCAAGAACAAACTACAGACAGCATCTGCAGTCGAGCAACAAGACTCAGGTCCTGGCACAGACAGTTCACAAACTGCAAACCAGCCTTCTCCAAGTGAGGAACCAATGCAGGTCGACCCCATAAATTCTCAGGACATAGAGCACTCATCAAATCCACCGTCAGAGGAGACGGCCACCGAGGAGGCGATACGCGTGACACGTAACAGGTTGAGGAAGCGAGCTGCTATTGGTGTTACTGGCCCTGTCTAG
- the LOC103970926 gene encoding formin-like protein 15: MPSLDSSPPPLPFQIPTPADYGGLSSSSSSSFNPSLIIIAAILAAVCLASATIHLLLRFLSRASSSSPQLIHHNPSTPSTRSSSSDGHRLARVEALPILHFDAVRTSSPPDCAVCLSRFRPGDQLRLLPACRHAFHSPCIDAWLLSPAASCPLCRSPVHLPPPPPPPPPPPPPPPALPVTATAEEPSPAGGGGRGWLKEYVDRLASSASSSFSSLRFSDRWNRPASWDLENPDDGATATSAQRTTPCGSAVN; this comes from the coding sequence ATGCCTTCTCTCgactcctctcctcctccgctTCCCTTCCAAATCCCAACTCCCGCTGACTACGGCGGcctctcgtcgtcgtcgtcctcttCGTTCAACCCCAGCCTCATCATTATCGCTGCCATCCTCGCCGCTGTCTGCCTCGCTTCTGCAAccatccacctcctcctccgctttCTCTCCCGCGCTTCCTCCTCCTCACCGCAGCTCATCCACCACAACCCGTCCACGCCATCGACGAGGTCATCGTCGTCCGACGGGCACCGGTTGGCCCGGGTGGAGGCCCTCCCCATCCTCCACTTCGACGCCGTCCGCACCTCCTCCCCGCCGGACTGCGCCGTCTGCCTCTCCCGCTTCCGCCCCGGCGATCAGCTCCGCCTCCTCCCCGCCTGCCGCCACGCCTTCCACTCCCCCTGCATTGACGCCTGGCTCCTCTCCCCCGCCGCCTCCTGCCCCCTCTGCCGCTCCCCCGTCCACCTccccccaccgccgccgccgccgccgcccccgccCCCGCCTCCTCCGGCGCTCCCAGTGACGGCCACCGCCGAGGAGCCGTCCCCGGCCGGCGGAGGCGGGCGGGGGTGGTTGAAGGAGTACGTCGACCGGCTAGCTTCCTCCGCCTCCTCGTCCTTCTCCTCGCTCCGCTTCTCCGacaggtggaaccgcccagccagCTGGGACTTGGAAAACCCCGACGACGGCGCCACCGCCACGTCGGCCCAACGGACAACACCATGTGGCAGCGCCGTAAATTAA
- the LOC135652335 gene encoding uncharacterized protein LOC135652335: MAGLDPQAPVYVPASHDITPFGSYYYSSSRTCYVVFNQSMQVTPYFELCPYPPPPPPPPPPPHGLVYSTYCACWKGFSWSEIHSIPLQLPVADDRIPSTHLSKEEEEESLEPDTKVNEEVQCEAAAEARKGSFKRFGCGGSFGWRRKASVPRARSRRKESELTGDENVAVEVDGGKTTVMIKNLPNKFTKEKLLGILDQHCYEENQKIMEEGNEKSLELGKGDISSTTLSKFDFLYLPIDFK; the protein is encoded by the exons ATGGCTGGCCTCGATCCCCAAGCCCCTGTTTACGTTCCAGCTTCACACGATATCACTCCATTTGGAAGCTACTATTACTCCTCTTCGCGAACTTGCTATGTTGTGTTCAACCAATCTATGCAGGTCACTCCATATTTCGAGCTTTGTCCctacccaccaccaccacctcctcctcctcctcctccgcatgGACTTGTTTACAGCACTTATTGTGCTTGCTGGAAAGGGTTTTCCTGGAGTGAGATCCATTCGATCCCTCTCCAGCTGCCTGTAGCTGATGATAGGATTCCTTCGACTCATCTAagcaaggaggaggaagaggagagcctCGAGCCTGACACCAAGGTGAACGAAGAGGTGCAGTGTGAGGCTGCTGCCGAAGCTCGGAAGGGTAGTTTCAAAAGGTTTGGATGCGGTGGTTCCTTTGGTTGGAGAAGGAAGGCTTCCGTGCCGAGGGCCAGGAGCCGGAGGAAGGAATCTGAGCTCACGGGAGATGAGAATGTTGCAGTTGAGGTTGATGGTGGAAAGACCACAGTCATGATCAAGAACTTGCCCAACAAATTCAC CAAGGAGAAGCTGTTAGGTATACTAGACCAGCACTGCTATGAAGAGAACCAGAAGATAATGGAAGAAGGAAATGAGAAGTCACTGGAGCTGGGAAAGGGAGATATCTCATCAACCACTTTGTCCAAGTTCGATTTCTTGTACCTGCCTATAGATTTCAAGTGA
- the LOC103970603 gene encoding cytochrome P450 78A9: MASAVDGGWLVSLQVAAKCGGLSADPARLLSLAVAVAICCLATLLLHWASPGGSAWGRYWWNRRRPWGLGHAIPGPRGLPVLGSMRLMSGLAHRKLAAMADVIPGSRRLMALSLGDTRVVVTCDPEVARDILNSPDFADRPANESAYGLMFHRSIGFAPYGAYWRALRRIAATHLFSPKQTSAFARHRADIAGQMVRALNGLVSRPVQVRRILKQASLNHVMWFVFGRQYELEQDTEEMRELRSLVEEGYELLGQLNWSDHLPMLTGLDLQRVRSRCSGLVRRVDRFVTRIIEEHRVARARDSDAAPAPRDFVDVLLSLQGPDKLSDTDMVAVLWEMIFRGADTVAVLIEWVLARLVMHGEVQARAQAELDAVVGEDRDVTRTDEAGLTVAHLPYLQGVIKETLRMHPPGPLLAWARMATSDALVGGALVPAGTTAMVNMWAIARDPAVWPDPLRFDPGRFTDQAAEFPVMGTDLRLAPFGAGRRSCPGKGLAMATVELWVAALAHEFEWLPPGDGAATRELDLSEVLRLSCEMAVPLTVRLRPRRGLA, from the exons ATGGCATCCGCGGTTGACGGCGGGTGGCTCGTGTCGCTTCAGGTGGCCGCTAAATGTGGTGGGCTCTCCGCCGACCCCGCCCGCCTCCTCTCTCTCGCTGTTGCCGTAGCGATCTGCTGCCTCGCCACTCTCCTGCTCCACTGGGCCTCCCCGGGTGGCTCCGCCTGGGGGAGGTACTGGTGGAACAGGCGGCGGCCCTGGGGCCTCGGCCACGCCATCCCGGGGCCCCGGGGCCTCCCCGTCCTCGGGAGCATGCGCCTCATGTCCGGCCTTGCCCACCGGAAGCTCGCAGCAATGGCTGACGTCATCCCCGGCTCTCGGCGGCTCATGGCGCTCAGCCTTGGTGACACACGGGTGGTCGTCACCTGCGACCCAGAGGTGGCCAGGGACATTCTCAACAGCCCCGATTTCGCCGACCGGCCGGCCAACGAATCGGCCTACGGGCTCATGTTTCACCGCTCCATAGGTTTCGCCCCCTACGGCGCCTACTGGCGCGCTCTGCGGAGAATCGCGGCCACCCACCTCTTCTCACCCAAGCAGACATCCGCCTTCGCGCGCCACCGCGCCGACATCGCCGGCCAGATGGTTAGGGCCCTGAACGGCCTCGTCTCTCGGCCCGTCCAAGTCCGAAGGATTCTGAAGCAAGCCTCTCTCAACCACGTCATGTGGTTCGTCTTCGGGAGGCAGTACGAGCTCGAGCAGGACACCGAGGAGATGAGGGAGCTGAGAAGCTTAGTGGAAGAAGGCTACGAGCTCCTGGGCCAGCTCAATTGGTCGGACCACCTACCGATGCTCACCGGTCTGGACCTGCAGCGCGTTCGGTCTCGCTGCTCCGGGCTCGTCCGCCGGGTCGACCGGTTCGTCACCCGCATCATCGAGGAGCACCGAGTCGCGCGCGCGCGCGACTCggacgccgctcccgctccccgaGACTTCGTGGACGTTCTGCTGTCCCTGCAGGGTCCCGATAAGTTATCTGACACCGACATGGTCGCCGTTCTCTGG GAGATGATATTCCGGGGTGCCGACACCGTGGCGGTGCTGATAGAGTGGGTACTCGCGCGGCTGGTGATGCACGGGGAGGTGCAGGCGAGAGCGCAGGCGGAGCTGGACGCGGTGGTGGGCGAGGACCGGGATGTGACGAGAACCGACGAGGCGGGGCTGACGGTGGCGCATCTACCGTACCTGCAGGGGGTGATAAAGGAGACGCTGAGAATGCATCCTCCAGGCCCGCTGCTGGCGTGGGCCCGCATGGCCACGTCGGACGCGCTCGTCGGCGGGGCCCTCGTGCCTGCGGGGACGACGGCGATGGTGAACATGTGGGCCATCGCGCGCGACCCGGCGGTTTGGCCGGACCCGCTCCGGTTCGATCCCGGCCGGTTTACGGACCAGGCGGCCGAGTTCCCGGTGATGGGGACGGACTTGCGACTGGCGCCGTTCGGGGCCGGGCGGCGGAGCTGCCCCGGGAAGGGGCTAGCCATGGCCACGGTGGAGCTCTGGGTGGCGGCGCTGGCGCACGAGTTCGAGTGGCTGCCTCCGGGCGACGGCGCGGCGACGAGGGAGCTCGACCTCTCGGAAGTGCTGCGACTCTCCTGCGAGATGGCGGTGCCGCTGACGGTAAGGCTGCGACCGCGACGGGGGTTGGCTTGA
- the LOC135653360 gene encoding uncharacterized protein LOC135653360, translating into MRGAKRPIHALAAWVRRQPPKVKAFLGVVAGMAALVFLRFIVHDHDNLFVAAEAVHAIGISVLIYKLSKERTCAGLSLKSQDLTALFLAVRLYCSFVMEYDMHTVLDTATLATTLWVIYMIRFKLKSSYMEDKDNFAIYYVVVPCALLALAVHPSTSHNIFNRICWAFCVYLEAVSVLPQLRLMQNTKIVEPFTAHYVFALGVARFLSCAHWVLQVLDTRGRLLTALGYGLWPSMVLLAEVVQTFILADFCYYYVKSVFGGQLVLRLPSGVV; encoded by the exons ATGAGGGGGGCGAAGCGGCCGATCCACGCTCTGGCGGCATGGGTGAGGCGGCAGCCGCCGAAGGTGAAGGCTTTCCTCGGCGTGGTGGCGGGCATGGCGGCGCTCGTCTTCCTCCGCTTCATCGTCCACGACCACGACAACCTCTTCGTCGCCGCCGAGGCCGTCCACGCCATCGGCATCTCCGTACTCATCTACAAGCTCTCCAAGGAGCGGACCTGCGCCG gACTTTCATTGAAGTCTCAGGACTTAACAGCTTTGTTTTTAGCTGTCAGACTGTATTGCAGCTTTGTTATGGAATATGATATGCACACAGTGTTAGATACTGCCACACTTGCTACTACTCTTTGGGTTATTTACATGATACGGTTTAAACTGAAGTCAAGTTACATGGAGGACAAGGACAACTTTGCTATATATTACGTG GTAGTGCCTTGTGCTTTGTTAGCCCTTGCAGTTCATCCTTCAACCTCACATAATATCTTCAATAGAATTTGTTGGGCCTTTTGTGTTTATTTGGAAGCTGTGTCAGTGTTGCCCCAGTTACGTTTAATGCAGAACACCAAG ATTGTAGAACCATTCACGGCTCACTATGTTTTTGCCTTGGGGGTTGCAAGATTTCTCAGTTGTGCTCATTGGGTCCTTCAG GTCCTGGACACTCGGGGACGCTTGTTGACAGCTTTGGGTTATGGTTTGTGGCCGTCAATGGTTCTTCTTGCTGAAGTTGTTCAAACTTTCATCCTTGCTGATTTCTGTTATTATTATGTGAAGAG TGTTTTTGGTGGACAACTGGTGCTACGGCTTCCGTCCGGTGTAGTGTGA